The following proteins come from a genomic window of Candidatus Kryptonium sp.:
- a CDS encoding M20/M25/M40 family metallo-hydrolase gives MRRKLFFLLLVILFYSCFHTRTTSPYIEEDDIYTHLKYLASDELEGRRAGTKGAELASEYIAKQFKKFGLKPAGDRGTYFQYFDFISDVKMGDSNFISFRANDNVIKLNFKYDFVPLSFSEVGKIKADVVFAGYGITAPEQNYDDYAGIDVKGKVVIVLKGTPDGYKPHSPFEKYLPLRYKVSNAQSKGAIGIIFVDPFSEKFERFRYDYSAGKAGIVAVEVKNSLIDDLLKTCGYNFKIYDIVKRIYDSMKPNSFVINNLSVEIQTDVRYIKSKVANVIGYIEGSNPELKNEYIIIGAHYDHLGWGGQGSLIPDTVAIHNGADDNASGTSGLLELAEYFSNNRKKLNRTLVFIAFTAEEEGTIGSGYYVKNPSFPLEKTIAMINMDMIGRLKDDKLTIYGVGTSPVWNGIIESLNSEFKFNLNLVKDGYGPSDHAQFYSKNIPVLHFFTGIHTDYHKPSDDYDKINYQGQKRILDFISKLIFELDKEKEKPQFVKVDAPQRTPRGFRVTLGIVPDYSEEVQGMKVGDVRPGAPADKAGIKPGDVIIKMGNVEIKNVYDYTYALGDFNPGDEVEIVVLRGKEKLSFKVKFEERK, from the coding sequence ATGAGAAGGAAACTTTTCTTTCTTCTGCTTGTAATTTTATTTTATTCTTGCTTTCATACGAGAACAACATCGCCATACATTGAAGAAGACGATATTTACACCCACTTAAAATATCTTGCGTCGGATGAGCTTGAAGGAAGAAGAGCTGGAACAAAAGGCGCAGAACTTGCCAGCGAATATATAGCAAAGCAATTCAAAAAATTTGGACTCAAACCAGCTGGAGATAGAGGAACTTACTTTCAATACTTTGACTTTATTAGCGATGTTAAGATGGGAGATTCAAATTTCATAAGCTTCAGGGCAAACGACAATGTGATCAAATTAAACTTCAAATATGATTTCGTCCCACTTTCATTTAGCGAAGTTGGAAAAATAAAAGCTGATGTAGTCTTCGCCGGTTATGGGATAACTGCACCAGAGCAAAACTATGATGACTACGCTGGAATTGATGTCAAAGGCAAAGTTGTGATCGTTTTAAAGGGAACGCCGGATGGATATAAACCACACTCGCCATTTGAAAAATATCTACCATTGAGATATAAAGTAAGCAATGCTCAATCAAAAGGAGCAATTGGGATAATTTTCGTTGATCCGTTTTCTGAAAAATTTGAAAGATTTAGATATGATTATTCTGCAGGAAAAGCAGGGATCGTTGCTGTTGAAGTTAAAAACAGCTTAATTGACGATTTGCTCAAAACCTGCGGATATAATTTCAAAATTTACGACATCGTTAAAAGAATCTACGATTCAATGAAACCAAACTCGTTCGTTATAAATAATCTAAGCGTTGAAATTCAAACCGATGTTCGTTACATCAAATCAAAAGTTGCAAATGTAATTGGCTATATTGAAGGTTCAAATCCAGAGTTAAAAAATGAATATATAATCATCGGGGCACATTACGATCACCTTGGTTGGGGCGGTCAGGGCTCGCTTATACCAGATACGGTTGCGATCCATAACGGAGCGGATGACAACGCTTCTGGAACATCTGGACTACTTGAACTTGCGGAATACTTCTCAAATAATAGAAAGAAACTAAATAGAACGCTCGTTTTCATAGCCTTCACAGCTGAGGAGGAAGGAACGATCGGCTCTGGATATTATGTAAAAAATCCTTCCTTCCCACTTGAAAAAACGATCGCAATGATAAATATGGATATGATCGGAAGGTTAAAGGATGATAAATTAACAATCTACGGCGTTGGGACATCGCCCGTGTGGAATGGGATAATTGAAAGCTTAAATTCCGAATTCAAGTTTAACTTAAACCTCGTCAAGGATGGATATGGTCCAAGCGATCACGCACAATTTTATTCTAAAAATATCCCAGTGCTTCACTTCTTTACAGGGATACACACGGATTACCACAAGCCAAGCGATGACTATGATAAAATAAATTATCAAGGGCAAAAGAGAATTTTAGATTTCATAAGTAAGTTAATTTTTGAACTTGACAAGGAAAAAGAAAAACCACAATTCGTAAAAGTAGATGCACCCCAGAGGACACCTCGCGGATTTAGAGTAACTCTTGGGATAGTTCCTGATTACTCGGAGGAAGTTCAAGGGATGAAAGTTGGCGATGTCCGTCCTGGGGCACCTGCTGATAAAGCTGGAATTAAACCGGGAGATGTGATAATAAAAATGGGAAATGTAGAAATTAAAAATGTTTATGATTATACCTATGCCCTTGGCGATTTCAACCCAGGGGATGAAGTTGAGATTGTCGTTTTGAGAGGTAAAGAAAAGTTAAGTTTCAAAGTGAAATTTGAAGAACGAAAATAA